From one Candidatus Limnocylindrales bacterium genomic stretch:
- a CDS encoding ABC transporter permease — protein MPRAHILRGCFARADPAAWIGREIRHEIVCRALAPVILLRMILRRLGALVPTLFGVATLVFLLLHVVPGDPVDVMIGESAAPAARAELRTRLGLDEPLGVQYARWLGAIAHGDLGSSIRSGKPVASLVAARIPATALLAVAALIVAVTIGIPLGTAAAATRGSAIDRFALAASLAAVATPTFWTGPMLVLLLSVALGWLPVAGSGTPAHLVLPAITLGAGMSGILIRMTRASLLETLSDDYVRTARAKGASPMRVLFVHALPNALTPVLSVLGLQLGAVLAGAVVTETIFAWPGLGRLVVESIQARDYPVVQGAVLVVATTTVLANLAAEIAQALVDPRIGDAGDAR, from the coding sequence GTGCCGCGAGCACACATCCTGCGGGGCTGCTTTGCGCGTGCTGATCCCGCCGCATGGATCGGTCGCGAGATCCGTCACGAGATCGTATGCAGGGCACTGGCGCCGGTGATCCTGCTGCGCATGATCCTGCGCCGTCTCGGCGCACTCGTGCCGACACTGTTCGGCGTGGCCACGCTCGTATTCCTGCTGCTGCACGTCGTACCGGGTGATCCGGTCGACGTGATGATCGGCGAAAGCGCCGCTCCCGCTGCACGCGCCGAGCTGCGCACCAGGCTCGGCCTGGACGAGCCGCTCGGCGTGCAGTACGCCCGGTGGCTCGGGGCGATCGCACACGGCGATCTCGGAAGCTCGATCCGCAGCGGGAAGCCGGTGGCGTCGCTCGTCGCCGCGCGAATTCCGGCAACGGCGCTGCTGGCAGTGGCGGCGCTGATCGTCGCGGTCACAATTGGAATTCCGCTCGGGACTGCTGCGGCAGCGACCAGAGGATCCGCAATCGACCGCTTCGCGCTCGCGGCGAGCCTCGCCGCCGTGGCTACGCCCACGTTCTGGACCGGGCCGATGCTGGTGCTGCTGCTGTCGGTCGCGCTCGGATGGCTTCCGGTTGCCGGAAGCGGAACGCCCGCGCACCTGGTGCTGCCGGCGATCACGCTCGGCGCGGGCATGAGCGGGATCCTGATCCGCATGACGCGCGCGTCGCTGCTGGAAACGCTGTCGGACGACTACGTGCGGACGGCACGTGCCAAAGGTGCGTCGCCGATGCGCGTGCTGTTCGTGCACGCGCTGCCGAACGCGCTTACTCCGGTGTTGTCGGTGCTCGGTCTCCAGCTCGGCGCGGTGCTCGCGGGAGCGGTCGTTACCGAAACGATTTTTGCGTGGCCCGGCCTCGGACGGCTCGTCGTCGAGTCGATCCAGGCTCGCGACTATCCGGTCGTGCAGGGCGCCGTGCTGGTGGTCGCAACGACGACGGTGCTTGCCAACCTCGCAGCCGAGATCGCGCAGGCGCTCGTCGATCCGCGCATCGGTGACGCGGGAGACGCACGGTGA
- a CDS encoding ABC transporter permease, whose amino-acid sequence MSGPRRRVVVLLCLLAGGAFVAMAAGVIAPEAGSRIELSEGLRPPALAHPLGQDKLGRDVFARTLAGARISCAVALASVTVSVAIGVLVGAAAGFLGGITDTLLMRMVDVLLAFPGLLLAIALAGMLGPGIGNVIVALSAFGWTGYARLVRGEVRRVRALEHVRAAVALGVAPRHVVTRHVLPLIAAPLVVQAAFGAAAAVVAEASLSFLGLGVRLPSASWGSMLAEARSFVVEAPHLVVGPGLAITAFVLVLQLLGDALRDALDVRE is encoded by the coding sequence GTGAGCGGACCTCGCCGGCGCGTCGTCGTCCTTCTGTGCCTGCTCGCCGGCGGCGCGTTCGTCGCGATGGCCGCAGGCGTGATTGCGCCCGAAGCCGGCTCGCGAATCGAGCTCTCCGAAGGGCTCCGGCCGCCGGCGCTCGCGCATCCGCTCGGGCAGGACAAGCTCGGCCGCGACGTCTTTGCGAGAACGCTCGCCGGAGCGCGCATCTCGTGCGCCGTCGCGCTCGCGAGCGTGACCGTGTCGGTCGCGATCGGCGTGCTCGTCGGCGCCGCCGCCGGGTTCCTCGGCGGGATCACCGACACGCTGCTCATGCGCATGGTCGACGTGCTGCTCGCGTTTCCCGGGCTTCTGCTCGCGATCGCGCTGGCCGGAATGCTCGGCCCCGGCATCGGCAACGTGATCGTGGCGCTCTCGGCATTCGGATGGACCGGCTACGCGCGGCTGGTGCGCGGCGAAGTGCGCCGCGTGCGCGCTCTCGAGCACGTGCGGGCTGCCGTCGCGCTCGGTGTCGCGCCGCGCCACGTAGTCACGCGCCACGTGCTGCCACTGATTGCCGCTCCGCTCGTCGTGCAGGCGGCGTTCGGAGCCGCAGCCGCGGTCGTCGCCGAAGCGAGCCTCTCGTTCCTCGGCCTCGGCGTACGGCTGCCGTCGGCATCGTGGGGATCGATGCTCGCCGAAGCCCGCAGCTTCGTCGTCGAAGCGCCGCATCTGGTGGTCGGGCCGGGCCTTGCGATCACTGCGTTCGTGCTTGTCCTTCAGCTTCTTGGAGATGCGCTTCGCGACGCGCTGGACGTGCGCGAATAG
- a CDS encoding ABC transporter substrate-binding protein, with protein MPPSGKAVFRPFRSRSAAIAAVLLAARMTSGCGHHGPADAAGALRIAIEAAPTSLDPRFAADADSSRIAGLMHCSLVEPDDRGGWRAALATAWSQPDAQTWVFELRNDARFHNGDPVTADDVVATYRSVLDAKTASPKRAALSSVTRVAADSEHRVRFELSSANAALLDGATVGILPARVAAGPQSDEATGANGCGPYEAAEIDPHSILLRAVNGWFGGPVTLAAIEFRVVPDAVMRTLQLESGDLDLVQNALEPDAVRHLQERERGGVSQRGVALSVSVTPYDAYQYLGINHRHPALADVRVRRAIAHAIDRDAIVTWVLAGQAEVASGLIPPHHAGYEPHVRRYAYDPARARRLLDAAGYPDPDGDGPLPRLRLRYTTSTVELRRRIAEVIAAELGEVGIEISIESYEWGTFFQDIARGNYDLYSLAWIGIRDPDLLRVVFHSKMTPPAGSNRGFFANARIDRLTERGRAETDPSRRTAIYARVQRASARALPYIPMWWPKNVVVMSSRLEGFTPHPSGDLSALAHAHLGEIGDRH; from the coding sequence TTGCCGCCATCCGGAAAGGCCGTTTTTCGGCCGTTCCGCAGCCGCAGCGCGGCAATTGCCGCGGTGCTTCTGGCTGCGCGGATGACGTCCGGCTGCGGTCACCACGGCCCGGCAGACGCTGCGGGCGCGCTCCGAATCGCGATCGAAGCTGCTCCGACCAGCCTCGATCCGCGTTTTGCGGCCGATGCCGACAGCAGCCGCATCGCCGGCCTCATGCACTGCTCGCTCGTCGAACCGGACGACCGCGGCGGCTGGCGGGCCGCGCTCGCGACCGCCTGGAGCCAGCCGGACGCTCAGACCTGGGTCTTCGAGCTCAGAAATGACGCACGGTTCCATAACGGCGATCCGGTGACTGCGGACGACGTCGTGGCCACCTACCGGTCCGTCCTCGATGCGAAGACCGCGTCGCCGAAGCGCGCCGCGCTGTCGTCGGTGACCCGCGTCGCGGCCGACAGCGAGCATCGCGTGCGCTTCGAGCTTTCGTCGGCCAACGCGGCGCTGCTCGACGGCGCGACCGTCGGAATCCTTCCCGCGCGCGTCGCGGCCGGGCCGCAGAGCGACGAGGCCACCGGTGCGAACGGATGCGGGCCGTATGAAGCCGCAGAGATCGATCCGCATTCGATCCTGCTTCGTGCGGTGAACGGATGGTTCGGCGGGCCGGTGACGCTTGCGGCGATCGAGTTTCGCGTCGTGCCCGACGCCGTGATGCGCACGCTTCAGCTCGAAAGCGGCGATCTCGATCTGGTGCAGAACGCGCTCGAGCCGGATGCCGTTCGGCATCTGCAGGAGAGAGAACGAGGCGGAGTTTCACAGCGCGGCGTCGCGCTGAGCGTGTCGGTCACGCCGTACGATGCCTACCAGTATCTCGGCATCAATCACCGCCATCCCGCGCTCGCCGACGTTCGTGTCCGGCGCGCGATCGCACATGCCATCGACCGCGATGCGATCGTGACCTGGGTGCTCGCCGGCCAGGCCGAGGTCGCAAGCGGACTCATTCCACCGCACCACGCCGGCTACGAGCCGCACGTTCGCCGTTACGCCTATGATCCGGCACGTGCACGGAGGCTTCTCGATGCGGCCGGTTATCCGGATCCCGACGGCGACGGTCCACTTCCACGCCTTCGCCTGCGCTACACGACGAGCACCGTCGAGCTTCGCCGGCGCATCGCCGAAGTGATTGCTGCCGAGCTCGGCGAAGTCGGGATCGAGATCTCGATCGAAAGCTACGAGTGGGGAACGTTCTTCCAGGACATCGCGCGCGGGAACTACGACCTTTACTCGCTCGCGTGGATCGGCATTCGTGATCCGGATCTCCTGCGCGTTGTTTTTCATTCGAAGATGACGCCGCCGGCCGGCAGCAATCGCGGATTTTTCGCGAACGCGCGCATCGATCGGCTGACCGAGCGCGGCCGCGCGGAAACCGATCCGTCACGGCGCACGGCGATCTATGCGCGTGTGCAGCGCGCGTCGGCGCGTGCGCTGCCGTACATTCCGATGTGGTGGCCGAAGAACGTGGTCGTGATGTCGAGCCGGCTCGAAGGGTTCACGCCGCATCCGTCAGGAGATCTGTCCGCGCTGGCGCACGCGCATCTCGGTGAAATCGGGGACAGACACTGA
- a CDS encoding YihY/virulence factor BrkB family protein, translated as MQGVFKQLRTALWSEPEAEMPVWRRRLVHVGQVLWLAVEGFEGDACSMRASALTLASMLALVPALAASFAYVRGLGWTGQRLESLLLERATILSPEAVSTVVSWVDNISIAGLGLIGALIAIGSAASLLIQMEDAIDAVWGSPHGRSAVRRAADALMLLIFAPLMIAVAASSEAAFRSSAVMVWLESFGGFELLIRMGFSVVWYALVCIAFAALYMFLPAAPVDRRAALIGGIVAGVAWQLAQGFYIAFQFGLQGYNAVYGTLAQLPMLVAWMWTSWVIVLGGAELSAAIQNLAACGRHYIPKLVGVAARERLAISIAIELAQAAHARRAAPTLAELAVILKTPVRSVTEMFCVLAEEGLVHIGGRDQRQCFLSLSPGSIPADRVVAAARGENLLDAGTARPPVLRMLETFQQARRAALGNATLADLVDPVA; from the coding sequence GTGCAGGGAGTATTCAAGCAGCTGAGGACGGCGCTCTGGTCGGAGCCCGAGGCCGAAATGCCCGTGTGGCGCCGCCGGCTCGTCCACGTCGGCCAGGTGCTCTGGCTCGCCGTCGAAGGCTTCGAGGGTGACGCGTGCTCGATGCGCGCATCGGCGCTCACGCTGGCCAGCATGCTCGCGCTGGTCCCGGCGCTGGCCGCGTCTTTTGCGTATGTGCGCGGCCTCGGCTGGACCGGCCAGCGGCTGGAGTCGCTGCTGCTCGAGCGCGCGACGATTCTGTCTCCCGAAGCGGTCTCCACGGTCGTCTCCTGGGTAGACAATATCAGCATTGCCGGGCTTGGTCTGATCGGCGCACTGATCGCGATCGGAAGCGCAGCCTCGCTGCTGATCCAGATGGAGGATGCGATCGACGCGGTGTGGGGAAGTCCGCACGGCCGCAGCGCGGTCCGGCGTGCGGCCGACGCGCTGATGCTGCTCATCTTCGCGCCGCTGATGATCGCCGTGGCGGCCAGCTCGGAGGCCGCTTTCCGAAGCTCGGCCGTGATGGTCTGGCTCGAAAGCTTCGGAGGCTTCGAGCTCCTCATCCGCATGGGCTTTTCCGTCGTCTGGTACGCGCTGGTCTGCATCGCGTTCGCGGCGCTGTACATGTTCCTCCCGGCGGCGCCTGTCGACCGCCGCGCCGCCTTGATCGGCGGCATCGTCGCCGGCGTCGCGTGGCAGCTCGCTCAGGGATTCTACATCGCGTTCCAGTTCGGTCTTCAGGGATACAACGCGGTGTACGGCACGCTCGCGCAGCTTCCGATGCTGGTCGCGTGGATGTGGACGAGCTGGGTCATCGTGCTCGGCGGCGCCGAGCTTTCGGCTGCGATCCAGAATCTTGCCGCGTGCGGGCGACATTACATTCCGAAGCTGGTCGGCGTGGCGGCGCGCGAACGCCTGGCGATCTCGATCGCGATCGAGCTTGCACAGGCCGCGCACGCGCGAAGAGCCGCGCCGACGCTCGCCGAGCTCGCCGTCATCCTGAAGACGCCGGTGCGAAGCGTGACGGAAATGTTCTGCGTGCTCGCCGAAGAAGGCCTCGTGCACATCGGCGGCCGCGACCAGCGCCAGTGCTTCCTGTCGCTGTCGCCCGGAAGCATTCCCGCCGACCGCGTCGTCGCCGCCGCCAGAGGAGAGAATCTCCTCGACGCCGGCACCGCGCGCCCGCCGGTCCTGCGCATGCTCGAGACATTCCAGCAGGCCCGCCGCGCCGCCCTCGGCAACGCCACCCTCGCCGACCTCGTCGATCCCGTCGCGTAA
- a CDS encoding PIN domain-containing protein, producing MIDSSVLIAAERGLLDLGAALGDHRDETFAISAVTASELLHGVHRISSRKRAATEAFVEGLIERLPVFSFDLRSARIHARLWADAAVRGDRIGERDLLIAATAIAHDCGVITRDERSFRRIPGLTVTRW from the coding sequence GTGATCGATTCGAGCGTCCTTATCGCAGCGGAGCGCGGGCTTCTCGACCTCGGGGCAGCGCTCGGCGATCATCGCGACGAAACGTTCGCCATCTCTGCCGTAACCGCATCCGAGCTGCTGCACGGCGTTCATCGCATCTCGTCCCGCAAGCGTGCAGCCACCGAAGCTTTCGTCGAAGGATTGATCGAACGACTGCCGGTGTTTTCGTTCGATCTGCGAAGCGCGCGCATCCACGCCCGACTCTGGGCCGATGCTGCCGTGCGCGGTGATCGCATCGGAGAGCGCGATCTGCTGATCGCCGCCACTGCGATTGCCCACGATTGCGGAGTCATCACGCGCGACGAACGAAGCTTCCGGCGAATCCCCGGCCTGACGGTCACTCGCTGGTAG